The stretch of DNA GAGAGCAACTAGATGCCCAAGATCACTCAAAACTGCAGGATCCAGAATCCTGGTCTTCAGATCTGAGGCCCTAGGGTCTCCCACGGTTGGTCCTGAGGAAAACCTCATGGACTTGGCTCGCCTGTGAATTCAGTTTAGTTCAGTGTCAACTCCAGCAGTAGACAGACCCGAAAGGTGCCCAGAGCGTATGCTTGGACCCACGGCCCACTCAAACAGTGTACATGAGTTCAGACTCGACACACACAGGTGTCCAGACACACAGCAGCCACACACATGGCCAAATACAAGCCTGACACAAAGACCCACAATAACTGTGCAGGCACAACATGAACACGTGCAACCAGGACCACCGCGTGAAGCACGCATTCGGAGGTCAAACAAATGACCTGAAACAAAACACTGCGTCAGAGAAAGGTGTTCTGACACAAGACCCCGCACAAAAACCGGCCCCACGGACACAAACAAGAACCCACACTTCCGGACGCCAGGACACACACCAGGACATGCGCTTCCGGAGGACACGTGTAGCCACACACACAGACCCTGCCGGATTTTCCCGGCCCGGCACGGAGCCCACCCGGCCACCCGTGCTCACTGTGGGTGACGGTCACGCTGAGTCCGGCTGCCGCCATTTCTTCATTCTGGGCCACTTCTTCGCTCGGAGCCTCCTCTTCGCTCGGAGCCTCCTCTTCGCTCGGGGCCTCCTCTTCGCTCGGGGCCGCCTCTTCGCTCTCGGTCACCTCTTCGTTCTCGGTCACCTCTTCGTTCTCGGTCACCTCTTCGCTCCGGACCCCCTCTTTGCTCCCGACTACCTGTTCGTTACGGGCCACCTGTTCGCTCAGCACCTCCTCTTCGCTCAGCACCTCCTCTTCGCTCCGGACCCCCTCTTCGCTCCGGGCCACCTCTTTGCTCCGGACCGAGTGAGGCCGTACTCTCTTCTTCACCCGCGGCCCGCGCGCACCGGCGGCGGCGCCTCTGTGGGGTCCGACATGCCCTCTGGCCGCCCTCAGGCCGGATGATCGCTGAGAGGGAGGCGGACCGCGCTCGGCCGGGAACACCGACTGGCGCGACTCCCGGCCCGACCGAGTGGCGCGCCGCCGGGGGCCCTGCCGCCCGCGGTCGCCTCTCGGTCTCCGCGCGCCACCGCGCTCCGCCAGACCCGCACTTGCTGCCTGCCCAGCGGTGGGAGCTGAGCACCGCTCGGTGCAACCCCACGGGGCTACTTCCccgtcccaccccgccccggccTTCCGGCCACGCCCCTTGGGGCGAACCCCGCCCCTACCCTATACTGGGGAAGCCGCCCGGGGTCCCACCCACTCAGATGAGGCCCCGCCTTGCTGACCTGAAGCCACGCCCTCACATCGCCCAgcgtggccacgccccctgctgaCTTTCTATCCAGCgcctccaatctcctggagctcTTCTTCCCCGGAAAAGGCCGAGCTGAAAACCCGACAAAGGCCTCTGGAAACTCCGGGAGGCACAGTGCGCTTGCGCACGGGGAGCCGGAAGTCAAGACCTTGGCGGTGTTGTCTCTGCTTCCGTTTCTGGTTTTGCTCCAGTGTTTGGGTTTTCTTCGCGGCCAAGATGAACCGATTCTTCGGAAAAGCGAAACCGAAGGCTCCGCCGCCCAACCTGACTGACTGCATCGGCACGGTGGGCGCTTGACTACACATAGCTAGGCTCGGGGCCTCTGAACCCCCTTACCCCACCcacctcccggctcccggctcctaCTCCTCCACCCCATTCCCGGTCCCGGGCCCATTACACCTCGACCCTTTCCACTCCACCTTTGTTCCTGTTACCCAGGTCATTCCTGACGCCACAAACCAGAGACCCCTGACCTATCACTGTCTCCCCCAACTGGCACCTGACCCTTGATGCCCACTGCCGCGTCCACTCGCTCTTTCCTTATCCCGTATACACTTCCCACTTTGTCATTACCCCTCTTTCATCCCAGGTCAGGACCCTCAGCTTGACAATCTAGGTCAATATATCTGTACCTGATCCTTGATCTCAGTAACAAAATTCAGAACCCTGGTCCTGGGCATTAAGCTACCACCCTCTAAAGAACAGCATTAGATCTACAGCTCCAGCCAGTCTACAGCGCACGAGCTCTTTTCACACACCTGGTTGAGTCCCTAGCCTGACTAGTTTCTGATTCTAGGGAAATTGCACTTAGTCAAGTGactcttaaattatttttctgcccAGACGCACTTGAGGGAGACCCTGGAAAATCAGAATCTGGGGGATGGAGTATAGTGTATAAAAGCCTCCCAAAGTTTCTGTCTAGGGATTCCAaccactccccacccctacccccctttGGGCACATGCTGGTAAAGAGCTCAGCACAGGCTGGAAGCCTGGAGCTCCAAAATATTTTCCTCCCTTCACCATATgatcctctttatttttcttttcttcctgcatattcctttctctcttgcttcttctcatgtaagtatttatatatataaaagcttaagggATAGTTATCACTGGTCTACTGAACAGCGGGtgggccagttgctatgatgctcactgaccaccagtgggcacacgctcaatgcaggagctgccccctggtggtcagtgcactcccacagccaacctcctgcagcccaccccctgccagctggCCAGATGGGCTCCTATTGGCCCCTATCGAtcgccaaccaggcctagggaccccccACCCgcgcacaaattcgtgcactgggcctctagtattataataactaccactgccttttatttttttccccttaaggtGGACAGTAGGGCAGAATCCATTGACAAGAAAATTTCTCGACTGGATGCTGAGCTAGTGAAGTATAAGGATCAGATCAAGAAGATGAGGGAAAGTCCTGCAAAGGTAAGGtaggcaggagctgctgtgacagcCTAATTTAAGCACCTGTGGAAATAGCATGTGTTGAGGGGCTGGTGAGAGATAACAGAAGGCATGCTCACAGTCTGGTAAGTAGAAAACCTATGTGAGGGTGTATCCTTCAGGGAAGAGAGTTTACAACCAGATATGAAATGGAGACTGGGATTTGACCTGATGGAGAGAAGATACTGATCATATGTCGAAAAGCATGTATGTGGGAATTAGCATATTCTGCTGAGAAAGTGGCAATCTGGAGAGAAGGACTAAGCCGTGTTCAGGCATAATGAGTTGCCAAGCTGGTCCTGTTAGATAGGTGTAATAGACTGTTTAAGGAGTAGCATGCTGGGAAAAAAGTGGCCTTGATAAAGTCACctaatttcttattttcctcttctGCTAGGTAGAAACATAGAGTACTGTACTAAAGTGCATGGATTGTGGATATAGAACTATAGTCTTTGCTTCCATCTTTATAACATTAACCATTTGAGTGAGGACAAGTTACTTACCAtcactgaacctcagttttcccatctgtaaaatggggataatatctACTTAatagtgtgaggattaaatgaggtaattcaTGTGACCTACAAAGCACTGTGTCTAGTACATAgaaacattcagtaaatgttaggtATTATTAATGTCTGTGAAGTAATAACATCTGCTTTCCCTCCATTGGAGGAgacaaataaaatgatttatgGAACCGTATAGAAAGTGACAAGGGAAGAGACAAGCAGCTTTTCTCAGCCGTTTTAGTGACCAGAGGCAGGAAAGCTCATTTAGATTTGATTAGATGAAAGCTTAAACCATGGTGAGGTAGTTGGGAGAATGATATGATTCAATTTGAAAGTGAGTTCTGACAATCAGTAGTAACTGTTCATGAAGAGacaacagagagaggaaaggtaaGGTTGATAAAAAGGTTCTCATATAAGGAGTGAGAGATCGATGGGGCTGTTAGTAATTTCCAAGGAGAGAGCAGGTTGaggagtttgtgtgtgtttttgagttTGAGTGGATAGCAGGATGTCCAAGTTGGGGATCTCCTAAGGTAATTGGATATACAAAATCAGCACTGTTGGGGCTGGGGTGGAATTAATATAATGTGCACTAGTAAAAAGACATGCAGTTCTTATACTGAGATATGGGATGCAAAGGCAAAGAAGAATTGAGTCTTAATGACTGTCCTTGGGAGTTGAAGAATAATACAGGAGACACCATATCGGTTAATTTGAAGAAGAGAATAAGTAGATATGTACATTTGGGGATATAGAAGATTTCTTTTaccatatatatactttttacttcttttcattaaaatctatttttctccTCAGAATATGGTCAAGCAGAAAGCTTTGCGGGTTTTAAAGCAAAAGCGGATGTAAGTTATATGCATAATCTCCTTTCTTCCACAGGTTTGACCAAAAGAAATGATCTGCCATTCCTTCAGgtttttataccattttataagcatttttcatgtaattacaaattttatgtacatatatagttAGCTGGCTTTTTATTCCCCTCTATATTCAGCAACATCTTTTGTAGCACcatccattaaaatttttttttttttactcctcaccctaggatatttttttctattgattttcagagagtgaaatgaagggaggaggaagagaaagagagagatcgaTTGACAGGTTGCCTCCTACAGGCTCCCCAACCAGGGGTAGGGagcgaacccgcaacccaggtaggtgcccttgactgggaattgaacccataacccttgGGTCTGCGGGCCAGAGCTCCaaccattaagccaaaccagctagggcataccATCTATTTAAACAGAACTTTTTGCTAATAGGGATGTTCTATATTTATGCTGTCCAGTTCAAAAGGTTTTAGCCATGGGTGGCtattgagtacttgaaatgtggctagtatgaCTAGGAATTGAGGCTTTAATTTTATcaatttaagtttaaataacCATATGTGGCTTATGTCTTCTGTATTGGACTGCCC from Eptesicus fuscus isolate TK198812 chromosome 15, DD_ASM_mEF_20220401, whole genome shotgun sequence encodes:
- the BAG1 gene encoding BAG family molecular chaperone regulator 1, whose protein sequence is GRKAGAGWDGEVAPWGCTERCSAPTAGQAASAGLAERGGARRPRGDRGRQGPRRRATRSGRESRQSVFPAERGPPPSQRSSGLRAARGHVGPHRGAAAGARGPRVKKRVRPHSVRSKEVARSEEGVRSEEEVLSEEEVLSEQVARNEQVVGSKEGVRSEEVTENEEVTENEEVTESEEAAPSEEEAPSEEEAPSEEEAPSEEVAQNEEMAAAGLSVTVTHSNEKHDLHVTPQQGSSEPIVQDLAQVVEEATGVPLPFQKLIFKGQSLKEMEKPLSAVGIQNGCRVMLIGKKNSPEEEVELKKLKSLEKSVEKIADQLEELNKELFGIQQGFLAKDLQAEALCKLDRKVKATIEQFMKILEEIDTLVLPENFKDSRLKRKGLVKRVQAFLAECDIVEQNICQETEQLQSTNLALAK